CATCAAGTAATATATCTACTTAGTCTATGAACAGCTTCTTCAAGAGTTGATATTTTTTTACCGAAATTAAATCTCAATAATGAACTTCCGTTGTTTATATGTTCAGTATAAAAACCTGAAACAGGAATTAGTGCAACTTTCGCCTTATCCATCAATTCATAGGAGAAATCATACCCATTCTTATCTGTTATTTGTGAAATATCTGCCAGAAAAAAATATGTAGAATTTGCAGGAGATGTTACAAATCCTAATTTTTCAATTTCTGTCCTCAGATATTTTTCATTTCTATCCAAGTTACCACATAAAGAGTCTGTGAAATTTTTCATTTTTGGTAATACCTTGGATAGAGCTCTTTGTACAGGTGTTGAAACAGAAAAAGTATTGAATTGATGTATTGTTCTTATGTTTTCAGTCAAAATACTATTAGCCATAGTCCAGCCTATTTTCCATCCCGTAGCATTCAGAGTTTTGCCTGTAGAAGATATTGTGACTGTTCTTTCAAACATACCTTCCAGTGACGCGATAGGAATATGTTTTATACCGTTGAATACAAGATACTCATAAACTTCGTCAGAAATAAGATAAAGGTCATATTTTACGCAGAGATCTCTAATTATAACAAGCTCCTCCAAAGTAAATACTTTCCCGGTAGGATTATGAGGATTGTTAATAATCATACATTTAGTTTTTGAAGTTATCAAAGACTCCAGTTTTGTTTTGTCTATTTTGTATTCCGGAAATCTTAATGTATATGGTACGACCTTCCCTCCTGCCCATCTCACAGAAACAGGATATGAGTCATAAAATGGTTCAAAAACAATAACTTCATCATCTTTTTCAACAATTGCCAGAATAGAATCCAAAATTGCTTCAGTAGCTCCTGAAGTTACAGTAAAATTATTTGGAGATACTTTCATGTCATAATGATTAAGATAAATATCCGAAAGAGTTTTAGTAAAAGTACCAACACCTTCTAAAGGAGCATATTGTTGTGTGCCTTCTAGATATTCGCCTGCGGCAATTTTTAAAATCCACTCTGGAGGATTCTCATCTGGTGCTCCCTGACTCAATTTTAAAGCCCCAACTTTTTCAGCATATCTTCCAATTTCAGTAAAAATAGTAGTCGGTACATTTTTAACCCTTTCCGGAAAGCCTTTCATCAAATCTCCCTTTTTAGATTTTCTCATATAAACACTATATGGAAAGTAGCATATAAATTCAAACTGTTTTTGTCTTCTTTTTTTACAAATTTTTATTTAAAAAATCAGAACAGCTTGTCTAGTATTTTTTTGTGCCTATTACTAATAATGTACTACATATTGTATGTTTTTTATTGCCACATACTACATATGGTATTATATTGGGTTAATCAAATTAACTTAAAAATGATCAAATTGTCATAAAGGGGGCAGGGAATGGCTGAAAAAAAACTATCTTCATCTGAAAAAAAAGAATCTAGGTTCTTTGATTTTGAAATATCCGACAATTGTCTTACGGTTTTAAAATCAAGGTACTTAAGAAAAAATCTTGAAACCAAAGAGATTATTGAAGAACCAAAAGATCTTTTTGTAAGAGTCGCAAAAGCAATTGCCGCAGGGAGCAAAGCTTCAAATCCAAATATTTCAAAATCTGAATTGGAGCATACTGAAGATAAGTTTTATAGATTAATGGCAAGTTTTGATTTTCTTCCGAATTCGCCCACTTTGATGAATGCCGGTCGCGAACTTCCTAATTTAAGTGCTTGCTTCGTATTACCGGTTGAAGACAGTATGGAAGGTATTTTCAATACTTTAAAACATGCTGCTTTGATTCACAAATCTGGGGGAGGAACTGGTTTTGATTTTTCTAGATTGAGACCGGAAGGTTCAAATGTTAAAACTACTGCCGGTTCTGCAAGTGGACCTATAAGCTTTATGTCTGTTTTCAATGCAGCAACTGAAACTATCAAGCAAGGTGGAGTTAGACGTGGAGCGAATATGGGAATCCTAAGAGTGGATCACCCAGATATTATGAGTTTCATTTCATGCAAGGAAGATGTAACAAAATTTACAAATTTCAATATTAGTGTAGCTGTTACAGATGAGTTTATGGCTGCATATAAAAATGGTACCTCTTACAATCTATACAATAAAGATTGGTCTGTTAACTCAAAAAAAAGTGCCAAAGAAGTGATGGACAAAATAGTGCATCACGCCTGGTCAACTGGAGAACCTGGAATTGTTTTTATAGATAAAGTTAATAAAAAATCAACAATACCTGGAGTAGGAAAAATCGAAGCCACGAATCCGTGTGGCGAGCAACCTTTACTTCCTTATGAGGCCTGTAATCTTGGTTCTGTGAATGTTTCTAATTTCTATGACAAAGAGAAAAATGAAATTGACTGGTCAAGACTAGGTAGCGTAGTAAAAGACTGTATTCACTTCTTAGACAATGTGATCGATGTAGGACAATATCCAATACCTGAAATTCATGAAGTTGTAAAAAACAATAGAAAAGTTGGACTTGGCATCATGGGTTTTGCAGATCTTCTGTATAAGTTAAGAATCCCTTATGACAGTAATGAAGGTGTTGAGCTTGGAAAGAAACTAATGAGTTTTATACACGAACACAGTGTTGCCGCATCTGTTGAATTGGCAAAAGTACGAGGACCATTTCCTAATGTAGAATTTTCAACGTATCCAGAACCAATGAGAAATTCGGCAGTTACTACTGTTGCTCCAACCGGAACTATCGGCATGATAGCTGAAGCTTCTGGTGGCATTGAGCCTAATTTTGCACTTGTTTATGTAAAGCAGGTTTTGGATGGTAAAAAACTTCTTTATGTAAACCCTGTTTTTAAACAAACACTAATTGATGCTGGTCTTTACAGTGATGATTTGATGGAGAAAATCAGTATGACTGGACAGCTTTCGGATATAGAAGAAATACCGGAAGATCTAAAAAAAGTATTTGTAACTGCTCAAGAAATTTCACCTTACTATCATGTTGCTATGCAATCAGCTTTCCAAGAGTCTGTAGATAGCTCAATCAGTAAAACAATTAATTTTTCATATAATGCCACAAAATCGGACATTCTAGATGCCTATATTCAGGCGTATGATTCAGAATGTAAAGGTATCACAGTTTATCGTGATGGATGCAGACCTTATCAAGTTCTTAACACTGGTAATAAAACAAATGAAGACAAGAAAAAACCAGAAGTAAAAAAAGTTGAAAATTCCAATGTTCCAATGTACAGACCTGATGTGATTGAAGGTAAAACCTATAAAACTACTACTGGTGAAGGAACGATGTACGTTACGGTAAATACAATTGATGGTGTTCCTTTTGAGATCTTTAGTTCGATAGGAAAAGCAGGCGGTAACTCTGCTGCTCAAAGTGAAGCCGTAAGTAGATTAGTATCTCTTGCACTAAGATCAAGAATTTCAGTTGAAGTAATTGTTGATCAATTGCTGGGTATTGGAAGTCCTACCCCTGTATGGCACAATGGAGAAAAAATATTGTCTACTCCAGATGCTGTTGCAAAGATTTTGAAAAGATATATTAAGGACGAAAACTCTCTAGATATAGAGCAGATTGTTGAAGAAAAACATAATGACGGTCCTGTTTGTCCTAAGTGTAATGGGACTCTTCATATGCAAGAAGGTTGTTTGACTTGCCATACCTGTGGGTTTTCAAAATGTAGCTAGTATTTAAGGCTGCCACGAAGTAAATAGTGGCAGCCTTTTTTTTAATGTATTATTTTTTTTAAAATCATGATTTGCAAGTAAATTAGCACTTGCGTAACGCTAACTCAAGCATTACAAGTGCAAGAGACTTCTTAAATTTCATTTTCATAAGACGGAAAAGTAGTTTTAGGCTACTCCTCATCAAAATCAAAGAGTGAAGGTTCTTCAGGAAATAAAGTTTCAGCCTTTTCATCGTTAAGAAATTCTTCACCCTGTTTATGTTGAGATTCATCAATTTCGGTATCGGCAATTTTTTCAACTTTAAATTTTATTATGTTTTTGTCAATTATCCGAACACCACTTGCAGCAACACCCTTTACCCTATAATCTTCGAGATTGAACTCATTCATGAAACTTCTCATTCTTGGTAACCTCTCCAGATAACAAGTGAATTGCAAATTCTTTCTTATTGTAAAATATTCCAATTTTGATTCATCAGGAAGATAACGATATTCTTTATCAAGGATATATTTAATATCTTTGAACCGTTTGATATAGCATAATTTCGATGCCTTATCACGATACACCACCGAGTATGTTCTATCTTTTGCGTCAGAATTATCAGCTTTGTTGAAATAGATTATATTTTTCCCAATAAAACTTTTCTCCATCACTCTGACAACCTTGTACGATCCATCTCTATAAAAAAGAATTATATCACTAAATTCGCTTACCCAAATCGATGTATCAGATTTTACAGCAGTTCCCATATATCCTGTTTTGCGATCATAAAAAAGTTTTATGTTTTCTATTGCTGCATCCTTAGCAGTAATGGTTTCCAGATCATCAATGCTAGTTTTTCTTTCAAAATTTTTCCCGTATGTTGCAATCAAATATTCTAGATAATTAATAGTATAAGGAATTAAAGAACTCAAGTTTTCCTTTACTTTTTCTATTTCTGCCAGAATCTCTTCTATCTCTTTCCTGTTTTTATTTATATCAAATCTTGATATTCTTTTAATCTGCAAAGTAAGCAATTTTTCAGCATCAGATTCAGTAACATCTCTCTTAAGTTTGTTTTTATATTTATCGAATCCTGAAATCACAGTTAAAACAACTTCTTCATATGTTTCAATTTCTTCTATCTTTTTATACATTCTCTTTTCAATAAAAATTTGAGCTAAAGTTTTATAGTGATAATCCTCTTTTAATTTATAAAGTTTTAATTCTAACTCTTTTTTTAAAATACCAACCAATCTATCAGTACAATATTTTAGAACTTCAGTTACTCTCATATTTGTTGGCAAACTATCTTTGATGCATAAACTTTGAGGAGATATTGAAATTTCACATTCTGAAAATGCGTATAAGGCAGAAATAGCTTCTGATGATTTATAACCTCTGGCAAGAATTATTTCAATTTCAATCTCAGCAGCAGTAAAGTCATTTATCGAAGCAATTTTAAGCTTACCCTTTTTTGCCATCTTTTCAATTGATGCTATAATTGATTCAGTAGTCGTTCCATAGGGTATTGATCTAATAATTATTGTTTTTTCATTCAAAACATCAATGTCAGCCCTAACCTTTACCTTTCCATCTCCATCTTTATACTCACTCACATCCATTGTTCCACCATTAATGAAGTCTGGATATAAGACAAACTCCTCATTTTTTAGGTATTTTATCTGAGCTTCTAACACTTCAATAAAATTATGTGGAAGTATTTTTGTGGACATACCTACACCAATTCCTTCTGAACCTAGAAGTAGTAATACTGGAATTTTGGCAGGAAATGTAACCGGCTCTCTATTTCTACCATCGTATGAATCAATGTAATCTGTTAACTCTTTATTTAGAAAGACTTCTTTTGCAAGAGGGGTTAATCTTGCTTCAATATATCTGGCAGCAGCAGCTCTGTCTCCTGTAAAAATATTACCAAAATTCCCCTGCTTCTCTATAAACAGATCCTTATTGGCAAGATTAACTAAGGACTCATAAATTGAAGCATCTCCATGAGGGTGATATTTCATTGTATTTCCGACAATGTTTGCCACTTTGTTAAACTTACCATCGTCAAGTTCAAACATAGAGTGTAAAACCCTTCTTTGAACTGGTTTTAAACCATCATCTATATCAGGAATAGCTCTGTATTTTACGACATAATTAGCATATTCTATAAAATTTAAATCGAAAAAATCTTTTAGACCTGTCATATCAACTCACCCTGCAATCATTTATGAATTTTTAATATAGAGCTAATTTTTAGTAAAATCAAACCCAATTGTTACCTTTGAAAACTAAAACGCTATAAAATAAAAAAGCTCCCGAGATGGGAGCTTTTTTTAAACTTTTTAATCCTATTTCACAAGGATCATTTTTCTAGTAATAATTTGATTTCCAGCATTTAATCTATAGTAATAAACACCACTACTTAAATTAGCTGCATTGAAATTAACTGTGTGTACACCAGCTTTCATATCACCTGCAAGTACTCTTTGAACCATCTCACCTTTAGTGTTGTAAACAGCCAAAGTTATGTTTGCTTGAGAAGCAAGGTCAAACTTAATTGTAGTTTCAGGATTGAAAGGATTTGGATAGTTTTGGTGTAAGGCTGTTTCAGTAGGAAGAATTGAATCATTGATTCCAACTGGAGCAACTTTTAGTATAGTTACATCATCAACATACCATTGATTAATTTGATATGAGTCACCGGAGAACATCCAAGCCACATATACAGTTGAAGAACCAATATCTTCGTTTTCAACTTCAATATCTATTGCGGTAGCAGGAACATTTGCTCCATTTTCAAACTCTTCTACAACATGCCAATTTTGTTTATCAGTTGAAGTCACAAGGAGAAGTTCATAACCAGGACCATAATAGCTAACAGAGTGTGTAAATTGAACTCTAATTTTTTCAAGTCCTGCAGTGTTAAGAGCTGGAGTTACCAGGTACTGATCACCAACAGTTGATGGATTCCAGTTGAATTCAGCTTCTGGAGCTGTTCCACCTGCATTACTTCCAGTACCAGCACCCCAGTTACCACCACCAAGAGTTTCCCAACCGTCACCAGGGAATGTCGAGAAATTATTTGATAGAATCACTGGATCACCAACCATAACTTCGTCTTCCAACATAACATTAATTCCAAGATCTCCAGTTACAGTAACTGAGAAGTTGAAAATAGTTGCTGTAGGAGTACTTTCTGAATAAGTAACTGTAAACTCTGCATTAGCAGTAGCACCTACAGCTAGATTTCCAAGATCTTCATTTCCATCAACAATTGTTGAGTAGTTTGAAGGAGTAACATCAAGGTCTGCGGATAAACTATTTGCTGCAGCATGACCATTATTTGTTATTGCATATGTATAATTTACTGTATTACCTGGATCTGGCATCGCATTTGATGGAGTCATTACATACTCAAGAGCTGGAGCGTTAACATTGAAGCTAATGTTGCTTGTGTAAGTAGCTTTTGAATAATTATCAGTAATTGTAACTGTAAAAGGAATACTCATTTGATCTGTTACATTACCAGCTATTGTTACTTCAAATGCATCTTCAACTGTAGAAGTTGTATTTCCTGCAAGTGTAGCTAAACTAAATTCAGAATCATTTATAGTTACATATTCAGATTCAGATGAAAGAACTGCAGTAATATCATTAGAAACTACTGAACCAACATTTTTAAGAGTTATGTCAAGTTTTACAGTTTCACCATAATCTGGCTCATTATTATTATCATCAGAAACTTGGAAAGATTCAACAACATCCCAAGGCTGGTCTGGTGAAGCGATTACGATATCTTCGTAAACTGTAGCAAGATTTTTTCCAGTAACAACCATTTTAGCATTACCAGGAACTAATTCGTGATTTACTGTAACATTTCCAGAAGCATCAGTAATTCCTTTGAAAACAAGATCACCTTGAGAAATTGCGATCATAGCATCTGCAACAGCACTTCCACCAGCTGTTAATGTAACTGAGTAAGGAACACCAGCTAGAATAGTATTACTAGAAAGTGAAACCTCTGCAGGAACATCTGTTCTCATATTTACAGAAGCATCACCAAAAATAGTCCATGTCTGGATTGTTTCAAGATCTTCACTCTGACTAGCTTCAGTGTACATTAATACAAGTGCGTTGAAAAATGCCGATCCATAAGTAATTCTAGACTCATCTGTATTGATACCATTTTGACCAGCATGTTGAGAGTAGTCATATCCACCGATTACGATATCATTGAAATAATCTTCACCTCTCATTGGTGGTTGCCAAGGCTGATTGATTGTAGAACCTGCAAAAGCGATAGAACCACCGTTAGCATTTCTAGACCAACCTTCTGCAAAACAGTCTGAACCAGTATGGAACTCGCCGTTAACACAAGCTACAGAAACTACGAAAGGAAGTTTAGTTCCATTAGTTAAACTAGCTGCATTAGAAGTACTAAATCCACTGGTAACCCATGAATCGTGAGAACCGTGACCAACATAATTGATTATACTTACACCAGCATTAACTATATTACCAACACCTGAAGCCGAAGCACTTCCACCGTACTGAGCAGCAACTTCATTGTAACCGTAAGGTAATAACTTGTCATTTTTAATTACATCCATGTGAGCATTGTCTGTTTCACCATCGTCACCAGGACCTTCAGTGGAAGCAATTCCTAGACCTTTCTTGTACCAGTCGCCACTTGTATTATTATCTTTTTCATAAGCAATAGTTTTATCTACTTGTGCTGTAACATGAGCTGTAGTAGATGCACTGAAACGACCAATTACAATATCAGGATAATTGTCATTACCAACAACACAACCAAGCATTGGATCCATCGGAGCGTTTGCACCACCACCAAGATCACATTTGATATCAGCCCAGTCACCAACTAGCTGTACATACATGATGTTTGGATTTGCAGCATAAGCAGCTTGGATTGTATTTTTTACGTTTGTACCAGTAGATACAATTTCAGAAGTAACATTATAACCTTTTTCTTTTTTCCACTCTATATATGGAGCTATAACATCAGAATCTCTTGAAGTATGAATAACATGGATATCACCATACTCACCAATTGTAAGATCTTTAGAATCATAATTTACAAATACCGATCTATAAGCACTATCCATCTCTTTAAGAATCTTAGTAGATTTGCTTGAAAGAGGATTAGTAGATGATGCATTTTCAACAAGAGCAACATTTAAAGTATTGTACACTCTAAGAGTTTTTGTTGCTGCATTGTATTGGAATGGATAAGCGTAAACATTGACACCTCTTACATCTCTATAGATGAAAGGATCGTTTGAAGAAGTAAGATTTCCAGGGTAAAATTCATTTTTTACAGATTCTGGAGCAATGGTATATGGAATTGTGTTTGGATCTTCATTTCTGTAGATTACACCTCTAGAAGGAAGTAAAGGATATTCCAATACGAACTCCTCATAATCTCCACCAGTTACTTTAACATCAACGTCTTTGTTGTTTTCTAACTGAACAGAAGCGTGAATGTATGGAAGTTCTGCAAAACCTTTTTTGTTTGTAGAAACTTTACCTTCAAAGTCAATAGTTGTATAAGTTTGACCGTCAATAGTAACAGTGCTTAATTTGTGACCATCAATAGAATATTCCAAACTGGATCCGGAAATGTTTTTTTTGTAATTAACGTCAAATCCGTTTCCTGCCATAAGTGAGCATAGTCCAGCTACCAAAAGCAGAAATAGCATCACCAGTTTTTTTAGGTTCATAATTCCTCCAAGAATTTTTTTTCTTGGTACAAAGATATATTGTCGATGTAAATAATAAAGGGTGATAAATCTGAAAGAGCTAAATTACCCAAACAAATAAAATAATAATCCATTCTTGAAGATTGTAGAATTGTTGTAGCTTATTCTCCACGTATCATTTTCTCAAGTATTTTTACGTATTCATCAAAAGCTTTTTTCCCTTCATCAGTAAGAGAATAACTAGTATTTGGTTTTCTATTGATGAAAGTTTTATTTGCTGAGATATAATTTGCATCTTCCAGTTTTCGTAAATGAACACTCAGATTTCCATCCGTAGCCTTAACAGTGGATTTGAGATAATTGAAATCACCTTCTTTGGCAGATAATAATGCTGTTAAAATTGCAAGCCTGATTCTTGAATGAATAATATCATCAAGTTTTTTATAATCGAAATTTGGATCGCTCATGTTACTCAAATCTATTTTTTCTATTGAACATTATGCCGGGTATAACTTGAAGCAATAAAATCAATGATGCAAAGCTAGGTAGAATATGGATACTTGTTATAAAAAGCATTGAAAATGAAGATATCCACCAAATTATTGAAAAAAAAATCATCACTTTAGATTCGGTTAATACTCCTGTTACAAAGTATGACATCCCCAATACCAAGCCTATTAAAGGAGCAATAGCTATTGGATTTACGAATTTATTAGTACTATAGGTTAGCATCGATGATAAAGCAATCAATGTCATTGTAACTCCAGCTCCAACCCAAACTGAATTCAATATTTTTGATGAAAAAGTTCTAATGCGAACTCTTTTCCCAAATTTTTCGTGATAATACTGAAAACCCCAACCGATAAAAATAATTGAAATCCAGACATAAAAAGAATAATATCCAAACCTGTACAGTGCTTCAAAATATGAATACATTAAACCTATGAAAACAATTATACCCCAGTAAACCGCATCATAGGACATAACTAAGAGTTTCTTTTTACTGAGCTCAATTTGATTTTTAATAAATTCGATATCTTTTATTGCTGTCTCTTTGTTCATAAACTATCCTGAATTCTGAAATTATCAACTTATCTAAAACTTAAACGTTGAGGAAGTTCCTATTAAATCTACACCAGCATTTATGAATTTCTCTGCATCACCTAAAGTCCTTATACCACCGGATGCTTTAATTTTCAGCTTGTCATTAAATTTATTCTTAACCATTACCACATCAGACAATCTAGCCCCGTCTCCATTAAAACCTGTAGATGTTTTAAAATAATCGATTCCACTTTGATATATCATTTCAGCGATCTCTAAAATTTGCTTCGGATTGTACAACGAGGTTTCGACTATTATCTTCAAAGGCTTATCAGTCAATTTTCTAAATTGATCCAAATGTTCTTTGTATAGATCCAATTTACCAGAAAAAAACAAAGTATGGTCAGGTACAATATCCACTTCGACACATCCACGATCAAACAGGTTTAAAATCTCGTTTTTTTTTATACTAAGATCAGTGTAACCGTTGGGAAAACCAGCTACAGAACACAGCAAAATATTACCCTTTAACATTTTAGAGACTGATTGAACCATAGAAGGCGGGACTACAATGGTTCTAACACCAAGATCTATACAAAGCTTAAGATCTTTTTCTATTTGTTCAAGAGTAGTGTCAAGTCTTAACAAGGTATGTTCAATTTTTTTATATATGCTCATTTATGATTCGAAAATGTTTACAACTTTTCTATTGATGACATCTCCAAGAGACACTTTTGACAATGTTTCCTTAATTTTACTTTCAAGAATTTGCCATACTGGGCTTATCAGACATTCATTGAATTGTAAACAAATTGATGGAAAGTCTTCATCATTAACACAAGAGACAGGCTTGATAATCTCTCCCGCAGCTTCCAATATTTCATAAACAGAAATATTTTCAACATTCTTAGCAAGAATGTATCCACCACTTCTACCCCTAACAGATAGAATTATCCCTTCCTTTAGTAACCTATGAAAAATCTTATTTAGAAAAATTTTTGATATTCCCATCCTCTTTGCAATTTCGTCTGATTTTACAGGATTTGATGAACTTGCATTTAAAGCCAAATCAATCAATCCTCTAACTGCAAATCTACCTTCTTTAGTTATCCTCATCACCGGTCCCATAAACTAGTTAACACTCTCTAAAGTTTGTAAAAGAGGATTCCCCTCATTACTAATAAAATTTTTAACGTCCTCTGCTACTGGATCAAGAAGTGTTGAAGCTTTGTAAATTACATATCCAAGTTTTGATCTACTATCACTATCTTCTACGTCTTCTCGAACACCTTCAATAATATCTCCTGTTTTATCACCAATATCATTAGCAATCTCTTTTGCTTTTTCAAGATCTAAACCTTCTACGGTTTCTTTTGTATTCTCGATTACATCCTCTACCGTAGTACCAATATCATCAATACTTACATCAGGGATTTCCATTTTTGGAGGTTCATCAGCTACCATGTTCATTAGAAAACCCTCTGCAGGAGTGTATCTAACTACAAAAAATACTATTACAAGGATCAAAAAACCTTTAAAACCACCGAGCAAAGCACCGGCTATTTTATTTGGAATTGACAACAGTGCAAGATTTGTTGCTTTATTAAATATTTTCCCAACCAGCTGAACAACAAAAAATATAATACTGAAAGTAAAAATTCCACTGACCGCAGAAATCAGAGTCCTGTCAATGTCTTTGAAGAAATCATTAGCCACAATCAGATCTGAAAGTAGCACACTTAATTTTGATGTAAGCAGCAATGCAAGAAATAATCCGACGATACGGAAAATCTGAACAACGAATCCCTTTTTAAAACCAGTGTAAATAAAAAAGGAAAGAACCAATAAGATCAGTATGTCTAGTAAATTCATAATATTTCCTAAGTTTAACTTTACTTCCAACTAACAAAAGTAATCAGATAATCTGCCGAATTCAAGTATATTGTCATATTATTTGGTTTTAAATAAAAAAGCCGGCTAAACCGGCTTAAACTAACTCTCAAGTCTTGTCATTTTTCTCTGCTTTCTGATGGCAGCAACAAGTTCTCTTCTTTTTAGCTTTGAAGGTTTCTCGTATCTCTCTCTTTTTCTAAGCTCAGCAAGAACGCCGCTTTTTTCAAAGCTTTTTGTAAATCTTTTAAAAGCCTTTTCGAAGATTTCACCTTCTCTTACTTTTACGTGTATCATAGTATCAATCACCCCCCTTCAAGGCTACGCTTCACATATTGTTGCCAAATATACATCATTATAAACTGTGCGTCAAGTTTTTTAATTGCAATTGTTTCGGTGTATATCTATCTTTAAAAACTAGAAAATTGAGGTAAAAAAAATGAAAATCATTACAATAAT
This is a stretch of genomic DNA from Candidatus Delongbacteria bacterium. It encodes these proteins:
- a CDS encoding Rrf2 family transcriptional regulator; translated protein: MRITKEGRFAVRGLIDLALNASSSNPVKSDEIAKRMGISKIFLNKIFHRLLKEGIILSVRGRSGGYILAKNVENISVYEILEAAGEIIKPVSCVNDEDFPSICLQFNECLISPVWQILESKIKETLSKVSLGDVINRKVVNIFES
- the deoC gene encoding deoxyribose-phosphate aldolase, producing MSIYKKIEHTLLRLDTTLEQIEKDLKLCIDLGVRTIVVPPSMVQSVSKMLKGNILLCSVAGFPNGYTDLSIKKNEILNLFDRGCVEVDIVPDHTLFFSGKLDLYKEHLDQFRKLTDKPLKIIVETSLYNPKQILEIAEMIYQSGIDYFKTSTGFNGDGARLSDVVMVKNKFNDKLKIKASGGIRTLGDAEKFINAGVDLIGTSSTFKF
- the rpsU gene encoding 30S ribosomal protein S21; translation: MIHVKVREGEIFEKAFKRFTKSFEKSGVLAELRKRERYEKPSKLKRRELVAAIRKQRKMTRLES
- a CDS encoding transcriptional regulator codes for the protein MSDPNFDYKKLDDIIHSRIRLAILTALLSAKEGDFNYLKSTVKATDGNLSVHLRKLEDANYISANKTFINRKPNTSYSLTDEGKKAFDEYVKILEKMIRGE
- a CDS encoding CvpA family protein → MNLLDILILLVLSFFIYTGFKKGFVVQIFRIVGLFLALLLTSKLSVLLSDLIVANDFFKDIDRTLISAVSGIFTFSIIFFVVQLVGKIFNKATNLALLSIPNKIAGALLGGFKGFLILVIVFFVVRYTPAEGFLMNMVADEPPKMEIPDVSIDDIGTTVEDVIENTKETVEGLDLEKAKEIANDIGDKTGDIIEGVREDVEDSDSRSKLGYVIYKASTLLDPVAEDVKNFISNEGNPLLQTLESVN